One Anoplopoma fimbria isolate UVic2021 breed Golden Eagle Sablefish chromosome 21, Afim_UVic_2022, whole genome shotgun sequence DNA segment encodes these proteins:
- the timm21 gene encoding mitochondrial import inner membrane translocase subunit Tim21-like: MAYTHILRALLHRNLQQTCKLTQVSLLIHTHSVSTFLRRVEAPSWGLPVLSCFIQAQSRRGFSLDSQARNQSSPEERKSVSRYQRGAPQPSAAQKVKEAGRDFTYLIVVLIGLGVTGGLLYVVFQELFSSSSPNKVYGKAFNKVKLDPEVIGAFGEPIKCYGETTRRGRRQQVSHQEYLKDGLKHMRLKFYIEGSEPGRKGTVHSESKENPETGKYEFRYIFVEVDTYPRRTIIVEDNR, encoded by the exons atggcttacacacacatattgagaGCGCTGCTGCACCGGAATCTGCAGCAGACGTGTAAACTCACACAGGTCAGCCTGCTCATCCACACCCACAGTGTGTCGACCTTCCTCAGGAGAGTCGAGGCTCCTTCGTGGGGCTTGCCAGTGCTGAGTTGCTTCATTCAAGCACAGTCGCGTCGGGGTTTTTCGCTCGATTCTCAGGCAAGAAATCAAAGCAGCCCCGAAGAGAGAAAGTCTGTCTCCAGGTACCAGAGAGGGGCCCCGCAGCCTTCAGCTGCTCAGAAAG TGAAAGAAGCCGGCAGAGACTTTACCTACTTGATAGTTGTACTCATCGGGCTTGGAGTGACAG GTGGGCTGTTATATGTGGTGTTCCAAGAGCTGTTTTCCTCCTCAAGTCCAAATAAAGTCTATGGGAAAGCCTTCAACAAAGTCAAGTTAGACCCAGAG GTGATTGGTGCATTTGGGGAGCCAATAAAGTGTTATGGGGAGACTACCCGTCGAGGAAGGAGGCAGCAAGTCAG TCATCAAGAGTACCTGAAAGACGGACTGAAGCATATGAGACTTAAGTTTTACATCGAGGGCTCCGAGCCAGGCCGCAAAGGAACTGTACACTCAGAGTCAAAAGAG AATCCTGAAACTGGAAAATATGAGTTTCGTTACATATTTGTGGAAGTAGATACCTACCCAAGACGAACCATCATTGTGGAAGATAACCGATAA